One Kitasatospora sp. NBC_01287 DNA window includes the following coding sequences:
- a CDS encoding ISL3 family transposase: MSDVDVEEVLFPDLGDLEIANIEIGGDSVTVTACACAPEALCPACGAGSRRVHSRYERRLADSAVGGRRVVVKLQVRRFRCPATSCARSTFVEQVAGLTFRHGRRSLRLHTVLQSVALMLAGRAGARLSSVLSSKVSRSTLLRLIRAMPDPPTTAPRVLGVDDFALRKGHVYGTVLINIETRRPVDLLPDREAATLARWLTEHPGVEVICRDRAIAYAEGARLGAPNAVQVADRWHLFHNLTEAVERCVTRHSTQLREPAHVPTPEESAAALAELEKVTTTAKAARGAHRYADRTSERHQAVHDLLAQGLSRREISRRLGLARGTVRRFARATAPEELVVGKWQGRTSVLDDYKPYLHQRWQEGCTTAKTLFDEIKAVGYTGGLTVLRDYLRPLRSGAQPQDRSTRPPSVRDVTSWITRHPDSLTTDETLKLKGVLARCPQLATTADHVRTFAEMMTARTGHTQLAGWIDQVKATGLPELVSFVNGIGSDLGAVVAGLSLPFSSGAVEGQVNRIKMLKRQMFGRAGLDLLRKRVLLAP, from the coding sequence GTGAGCGACGTGGATGTTGAGGAAGTCCTGTTCCCAGACCTGGGCGACCTAGAGATAGCGAACATCGAGATCGGCGGCGACAGCGTGACCGTCACGGCCTGCGCGTGTGCGCCCGAGGCGCTCTGCCCTGCCTGCGGCGCCGGATCACGTCGGGTCCACAGCCGCTACGAGCGCCGGCTGGCGGACTCGGCGGTCGGTGGCCGGCGAGTGGTCGTGAAGCTGCAGGTCCGGCGCTTCCGCTGCCCCGCGACGTCGTGCGCCCGGTCGACGTTCGTCGAGCAGGTCGCCGGGCTCACTTTCCGCCACGGGCGGCGGAGCTTGCGGCTGCACACCGTCCTGCAGTCAGTGGCGCTGATGCTGGCCGGACGAGCCGGCGCCCGGCTGTCCAGCGTCCTCAGCTCGAAGGTCAGTCGCTCGACGCTGCTGAGGCTGATCCGCGCGATGCCCGATCCACCGACAACGGCACCACGAGTGCTCGGAGTTGATGACTTCGCCCTGCGCAAGGGTCACGTCTACGGCACCGTGCTGATCAATATCGAGACCCGCCGTCCCGTCGACCTGCTGCCCGACCGCGAGGCAGCCACCCTTGCCCGCTGGCTGACCGAGCACCCCGGCGTCGAGGTCATCTGCCGCGACCGCGCCATCGCCTACGCCGAAGGCGCCCGCCTCGGCGCACCCAACGCGGTCCAAGTCGCGGACCGCTGGCACCTGTTCCACAATCTCACCGAAGCCGTGGAACGCTGCGTCACCCGGCACTCCACCCAGCTGCGCGAACCCGCCCACGTTCCCACCCCCGAGGAATCCGCGGCGGCCCTCGCCGAACTGGAGAAGGTCACCACGACGGCGAAGGCGGCCAGGGGCGCCCACCGATACGCGGACCGCACCAGCGAGCGACACCAGGCCGTACACGACCTGCTCGCCCAGGGCCTGTCCCGGCGGGAGATCAGCCGCCGACTGGGCCTGGCCCGCGGCACAGTGCGCAGGTTCGCCCGCGCCACCGCCCCCGAGGAACTTGTGGTCGGCAAGTGGCAGGGCCGCACGAGCGTCCTGGACGACTACAAGCCCTACCTCCATCAGCGGTGGCAGGAAGGCTGCACCACCGCGAAGACGCTCTTCGACGAGATCAAAGCCGTCGGCTACACCGGCGGCCTCACCGTCCTGCGCGACTACCTGCGGCCCCTACGGTCCGGCGCCCAGCCGCAGGATCGCTCCACCCGGCCGCCCTCGGTCCGCGACGTGACCTCCTGGATCACCCGCCACCCCGACAGCCTCACCACGGACGAGACCCTCAAGCTCAAGGGCGTCCTCGCCCGGTGCCCGCAGCTCGCCACCACCGCCGACCACGTCCGCACCTTCGCCGAGATGATGACCGCCCGCACCGGCCACACTCAACTGGCAGGCTGGATCGACCAGGTGAAGGCCACCGGCCTGCCCGAGCTGGTGTCGTTCGTGAACGGGATCGGGTCTGATCTGGGTGCGGTGGTGGCGGGGTTGAGTCTGCCGTTCAGCTCGGGGGCGGTGGAGGGGCAGGTGAACCGGATCAAGATGCTGAAGCGGCAGATGTTCGGCCGCGCGGGCCTGGACCTCCTGCGCAAGCGCGTGCTCCTCGCCCCGTGA
- a CDS encoding pilus assembly protein TadG-related protein, protein MTNPHRGAARCRDEGSVTAFTVAIVLGLLALLGLTVDGGLALAARVRAYGQAQEAARDGARHLDLRQLRDQRTLTVRSTQAEQASTDYLHTAGATGRATARGNEVTVTVHRTQHTQILTLLGIRTIDVSATATARAEETGTP, encoded by the coding sequence GTGACCAACCCCCACCGCGGTGCAGCCCGTTGCCGGGACGAGGGCTCGGTGACCGCGTTCACCGTCGCCATCGTGCTCGGCCTGCTCGCGCTCCTGGGCCTGACCGTCGACGGCGGCCTCGCCCTGGCCGCCCGGGTCCGCGCCTATGGCCAAGCCCAGGAAGCAGCCCGCGACGGCGCCCGCCACCTCGACCTCCGGCAACTGCGCGACCAGCGCACCCTCACCGTGCGCAGCACCCAGGCCGAACAGGCCTCAACCGACTACCTGCACACCGCCGGAGCCACCGGCCGAGCCACAGCCCGCGGCAACGAGGTGACCGTCACCGTCCACCGCACCCAGCACACCCAGATCCTCACCCTGCTGGGCATCCGCACCATCGACGTGAGCGCCACCGCCACCGCGCGCGCCGAGGAGACCGGTACCCCGTGA
- a CDS encoding CpaF family protein, with amino-acid sequence MTTTPYGMPEQAATGHGELSEVLRAEVARLLVADAQEREDVGAPARSATERRSLGERLLGEALERHTARLLALGRPALDAEAERRVVRAAHGSLFGLGGLQELLEDASVENIDANGCDAVFVRYADGRKERVGPIASSDGELVELIRTIAARGGSEERRFDRAVPRLNVQLPDGSRMFAVMAVSGRVSLSIRRHRYPRATLPELRRLGVFDAEPESLLRALVLARKNIIVAGGTNVGKTTLLRALASEIPSIERLVTIEDTFELGLHLDGLHPDVVPMQAREANIEGEGAIDQAELVRWGLRMAPDRVIVGEIRGAEVVPMCNAMSQGNDGSLSTIHASSSRGVFTKLAAYAVQAPERLSLEATNLLVASAVHFVIHLARDTAGRRVLSSVREIVDADGGQLVSNEVYRPGPDRRAVAAVPLRATTVEDLVAVGFRVPDMVGGWSR; translated from the coding sequence ATGACGACGACCCCGTACGGGATGCCCGAGCAAGCTGCGACGGGCCATGGTGAGTTGAGCGAGGTCCTGCGCGCCGAGGTTGCGCGGCTGCTGGTGGCGGACGCACAGGAGCGGGAGGACGTGGGCGCGCCGGCCCGCTCCGCCACCGAGCGGCGCTCGCTGGGGGAGCGGTTGCTGGGTGAGGCGCTGGAGCGCCACACGGCCCGGCTGCTTGCGCTCGGCCGGCCGGCTCTGGACGCGGAGGCGGAGCGGCGGGTGGTGCGTGCCGCGCACGGTTCGTTGTTCGGGCTGGGCGGGCTGCAGGAGCTGCTGGAGGACGCGTCGGTGGAGAACATCGACGCGAACGGGTGCGACGCGGTGTTCGTGCGCTACGCGGACGGCCGCAAGGAGCGGGTCGGGCCGATCGCCTCCTCGGACGGGGAGTTGGTGGAGCTGATCCGCACGATCGCGGCGCGCGGGGGCAGCGAGGAGCGCCGGTTCGACCGGGCGGTGCCGAGGCTGAACGTGCAGCTGCCGGACGGCTCGCGGATGTTCGCGGTGATGGCGGTCTCGGGGCGGGTGTCGCTGTCGATCCGCCGGCACCGCTACCCGCGCGCCACGCTGCCGGAGCTGCGGCGCCTGGGTGTGTTCGACGCGGAGCCGGAGTCGTTGCTGCGGGCTCTGGTGTTGGCGCGCAAGAACATCATCGTGGCGGGCGGCACGAACGTCGGCAAGACGACGCTGCTGCGCGCACTGGCCTCGGAGATCCCGTCGATCGAGCGGTTGGTGACGATCGAGGACACCTTCGAGCTGGGGCTGCACCTGGACGGGCTGCACCCGGACGTCGTGCCGATGCAGGCTCGCGAGGCGAACATCGAGGGCGAGGGCGCGATCGACCAGGCGGAGCTGGTCCGTTGGGGCCTTCGGATGGCACCGGACCGGGTGATCGTGGGCGAGATCCGCGGCGCCGAGGTGGTGCCGATGTGCAACGCCATGTCGCAGGGCAATGACGGCTCGCTGTCCACGATCCACGCCTCCAGTTCGCGCGGGGTGTTCACCAAGCTGGCCGCCTACGCCGTCCAGGCCCCTGAGCGGCTGAGCCTGGAGGCGACGAACCTGCTGGTCGCCTCCGCCGTCCACTTCGTCATCCACCTCGCCCGGGACACGGCCGGGCGCCGGGTGCTCTCCTCGGTCCGCGAGATCGTGGACGCGGACGGCGGCCAGCTGGTCTCCAACGAGGTCTACCGGCCCGGTCCCGATCGCCGCGCGGTCGCGGCTGTTCCGCTGCGCGCCACCACGGTGGAGGACCTGGTCGCGGTGGGCTTCCGGGTGCCGGACATGGTCGGCGGGTGGTCGCGGTGA
- a CDS encoding type II secretion system F family protein produces the protein MVAVSARLLLVLLLGAGFGGGVWLLWAGLWPTEPVELQEPRLAKWWRHNRPPRPRRRAAGAVLAALAALVVTGWVVAAPIAALAAWSLPGLLGRDKEHERAVARIEAIATWTEQLRDTLAAAAGLEQALLATAATAPPSVRPQLATCAERISRGQRLPDALRELGDDLADPLGDLVVIALTSASGRQAGRLGDLLAGLAGSAREQALMRTRTASSRARIQTSVRIVVATTLTMAGALIILNRPYLAPFDTATGQLVLVLVAALFAAAFGWLRRIATFTQPARLLAVPTPEAAR, from the coding sequence GTGGTCGCGGTGAGTGCCCGGCTGCTGCTCGTCCTGTTGCTCGGTGCCGGGTTCGGCGGCGGGGTGTGGCTGCTGTGGGCCGGCCTGTGGCCGACCGAGCCGGTCGAGCTTCAGGAGCCGAGGCTCGCGAAATGGTGGCGGCACAACCGCCCGCCGCGCCCGCGCCGCCGGGCGGCCGGGGCCGTTCTCGCCGCGCTGGCCGCATTGGTGGTCACGGGGTGGGTGGTGGCCGCGCCGATTGCCGCGCTTGCGGCTTGGTCGCTGCCGGGCCTGCTGGGGCGGGACAAGGAGCACGAGCGGGCCGTGGCCCGAATCGAGGCGATCGCCACCTGGACCGAGCAGTTGCGCGACACTCTCGCGGCCGCGGCCGGACTGGAGCAGGCGTTGCTCGCCACCGCCGCCACGGCCCCGCCGTCGGTGCGGCCGCAGCTTGCCACGTGCGCCGAGCGCATCTCGCGAGGCCAACGCCTACCGGATGCCCTGCGCGAACTCGGAGACGACCTGGCCGACCCGCTGGGCGACCTGGTGGTGATCGCGCTGACCAGCGCCTCGGGACGGCAGGCCGGACGCCTGGGCGACCTGCTGGCGGGTCTGGCGGGCTCGGCGCGGGAGCAGGCGCTGATGCGCACCAGGACGGCATCGTCGCGGGCCCGGATCCAGACCTCGGTGCGGATCGTGGTCGCCACCACCCTCACCATGGCGGGCGCCCTGATCATCCTCAACCGGCCCTACCTGGCGCCGTTCGACACCGCTACCGGGCAACTCGTCCTGGTGCTGGTGGCCGCCCTGTTCGCGGCCGCGTTCGGCTGGCTGCGCCGCATCGCCACCTTCACCCAGCCAGCCCGGCTGCTCGCCGTCCCGACGCCGGAGGCCGCACGATGA
- a CDS encoding TadE/TadG family type IV pilus assembly protein, producing the protein MPDHPARRLGDRGSVTAEMALTAPLLVLLLLFGIGAGRLVSARLDVADAAHQAARAATLARTPSAATGAATQAAREALVGAGLACSHLAVTTDTTAFRPGGRISVTVVCAASLSGLTLLPWPGERTVAETFTAPLETYRATETK; encoded by the coding sequence GTGCCCGACCATCCGGCACGCCGCCTCGGTGACCGGGGCTCGGTGACCGCCGAGATGGCCCTGACCGCGCCGCTGCTGGTGCTCCTGCTCCTCTTCGGCATCGGCGCGGGACGCCTCGTCTCGGCGCGCCTGGACGTGGCGGATGCCGCCCACCAGGCCGCCCGCGCCGCCACCCTGGCCCGCACACCCAGCGCCGCCACCGGAGCCGCGACGCAGGCGGCCCGCGAGGCACTGGTGGGAGCCGGACTGGCCTGCTCCCACCTCGCGGTCACCACCGACACGACCGCCTTCCGCCCCGGCGGGCGGATCAGCGTCACCGTGGTGTGCGCAGCCTCGCTCAGCGGCCTCACCCTGCTGCCCTGGCCGGGCGAGCGGACCGTCGCCGAGACGTTCACCGCACCCCTGGAGACCTACCGCGCCACGGAGACGAAGTGA
- a CDS encoding TadE/TadG family type IV pilus assembly protein has product MPRIRRTRIRRPSAAERDRGSASTELAIVAPLLLLLLLAIVQFALAVHAHHIAQAAASRALATARAEHATAEAGRADGQALLRAVDSGSLRGPSVAVTRTGTRASVEVSGTVVKLIPFLDLHVTARAAGPVEHLTGPDR; this is encoded by the coding sequence ATGCCCCGCATCCGACGCACCCGTATTCGACGACCCAGCGCCGCAGAGCGGGACCGGGGCTCGGCCAGCACCGAACTCGCCATCGTCGCACCGCTGCTGCTGCTCCTGCTGCTGGCGATCGTGCAGTTCGCGCTGGCTGTCCACGCCCACCACATCGCCCAGGCCGCAGCCTCCCGCGCCCTTGCCACCGCCCGCGCCGAGCACGCCACCGCCGAAGCCGGACGAGCCGATGGACAGGCGCTGCTGCGCGCGGTCGACTCCGGCTCGCTGAGGGGGCCGAGCGTGGCGGTGACCCGCACCGGCACGCGGGCAAGCGTGGAGGTCAGCGGCACCGTCGTGAAGCTGATCCCGTTCCTCGACCTGCACGTCACCGCCCGCGCGGCCGGCCCGGTCGAACACCTCACCGGCCCCGACCGCTAG
- a CDS encoding BTAD domain-containing putative transcriptional regulator: MTPFAHRAGHLLRALVATAALTGLLAGLPYALLHYAAQFRPQHLPTLGEATVWAQDPLAAFLLLQLLYCASWLLWAYLLLQVLREVCWYAANFGALLSEAGPGAVTAVARRTIAGLLVGAIVLAIAAGLRGTPVERGDASLAAWTTPIAATAPATPVPSPNSATARAAASTDTTAACEVRPGDTLWDLAERHLDNPLRWKEIYQLNRLRPQPDGSHLSDPDRITPGWTMLLPPAANPAPVTSRPAPVPAPPTRPTPSPRMPSPTAATPSTPVEPHATTAQDPAAAAPPAVPHQAAAPGIQLPREAGYLALAVGTALSAAAVRRTLHRRRDYHPGDVGEEHHPRPEETSLVAALRSIASLHPPAGREPGADQGDVPLATRGTRQCHLLDLLAGNQQAVLALSGPGAEDAARALLVTVLTAPGQARLLLPRTDAVRLAPGLANRRLPACQLTADLDEALSVLETELLRRTRQHHDAERSAAAREPRPMVLLTQHDPRHHQRLAAVLKAGRPHGLTALVLTGTAPAPPDALAYQVDTDGHATAGSPHTDSPLHFFHLPMSSSDILLGLIQQSEEQPLAETRVIAGGASAAGQEDEGREPSPGAPERKPPTPERPENSVGTQNSIELGKASQQDRSDNSELMLATGRDVPSGTAWESIDPQRTPRSRPTAEAGAGETRTAVAERRPVSVTLLGPLAATVRGDLVAKGLSGYAGELLAHLATHPGGSTKDAILEAIWPDKDPATTGTEAFHTAKKSIRGALRTALGATTSLGVLLQAGGLWRLDPMLAETDLDAFHEAVRRATTTPDQAERLAAHRRTVALYTGELCEGMDRPWLTAPREEARRRVLNALGILATGTADPEEALGLLERALEHDPYNEELHLRLARQHIALGRTEAVHRTQERLRSRLAEIEERPTAATTRAFHELLAGRSARSVLDGPTPRRPESAASLRPARSTSGPGAPVRR, translated from the coding sequence GTGACCCCCTTCGCGCACCGCGCCGGTCACCTGCTGCGCGCCCTGGTCGCGACCGCGGCTCTGACCGGCCTCCTCGCCGGACTCCCGTACGCCCTCCTGCACTACGCCGCGCAGTTCCGGCCCCAGCACCTGCCCACTCTGGGCGAGGCGACCGTCTGGGCGCAGGACCCGCTCGCCGCGTTCCTCCTGCTGCAACTGCTCTACTGCGCCAGCTGGCTACTCTGGGCCTACCTGCTGCTCCAGGTACTGCGCGAAGTGTGCTGGTACGCCGCCAACTTCGGAGCGCTGCTGAGCGAGGCGGGCCCGGGGGCGGTCACGGCCGTGGCCCGGCGCACGATCGCCGGGCTGCTCGTCGGCGCGATCGTGCTGGCCATCGCCGCAGGCCTGCGCGGCACACCCGTCGAACGCGGCGACGCGAGCCTGGCCGCGTGGACCACGCCGATCGCCGCGACCGCCCCGGCCACCCCCGTTCCCTCACCGAACAGCGCGACAGCGCGCGCCGCGGCGAGCACCGACACGACCGCCGCATGCGAGGTGCGGCCCGGCGACACCCTCTGGGACCTCGCCGAACGCCACCTCGACAACCCGCTGCGCTGGAAAGAGATCTACCAACTCAACCGGCTCCGCCCGCAACCCGACGGCAGTCACCTCAGCGACCCGGACCGGATCACCCCCGGCTGGACCATGCTGCTGCCGCCCGCCGCGAACCCGGCCCCGGTCACGAGCCGCCCGGCCCCGGTGCCCGCCCCGCCCACGCGGCCGACGCCCTCTCCACGGATGCCTTCCCCGACGGCGGCGACCCCGAGCACGCCGGTCGAGCCGCATGCGACCACCGCCCAGGACCCGGCAGCGGCTGCTCCCCCGGCGGTCCCGCACCAAGCGGCCGCTCCAGGGATCCAGCTTCCCCGGGAGGCGGGATACCTGGCCCTGGCGGTAGGGACCGCGCTGAGCGCCGCCGCTGTGCGCCGGACTCTGCACCGGCGTCGCGACTACCACCCCGGCGACGTGGGGGAGGAGCACCACCCGCGTCCCGAGGAGACCTCGCTCGTCGCCGCGCTCCGCAGCATCGCCAGTCTCCACCCACCGGCCGGCCGTGAACCGGGAGCCGACCAGGGCGACGTCCCGCTCGCCACCCGCGGAACCCGACAGTGCCACCTGCTCGATCTCCTGGCAGGCAATCAGCAAGCCGTCCTGGCCCTCTCCGGCCCCGGTGCCGAGGACGCGGCCCGCGCCTTGCTCGTCACCGTGCTGACGGCACCGGGACAGGCCCGCCTGCTCCTGCCCCGAACCGATGCCGTCCGCCTGGCGCCCGGCTTGGCCAACCGGCGCCTCCCGGCATGCCAGTTGACCGCGGACCTTGACGAGGCCCTCTCGGTGCTGGAGACAGAACTTCTGCGCCGCACCCGCCAGCACCATGATGCAGAGCGATCCGCCGCCGCGCGGGAGCCCCGGCCGATGGTCCTGCTCACCCAGCACGATCCGCGCCACCACCAGCGCCTGGCCGCCGTGCTCAAGGCCGGCCGCCCCCATGGACTGACTGCCCTGGTCCTCACCGGCACCGCACCGGCGCCACCCGACGCTCTGGCCTACCAGGTCGACACGGACGGCCACGCCACCGCCGGCAGCCCGCACACCGACAGTCCGCTGCACTTCTTCCACCTGCCGATGAGCAGCTCGGACATCCTGCTGGGCCTCATCCAGCAGAGCGAAGAACAGCCCCTGGCGGAAACCCGGGTAATTGCCGGAGGGGCTTCCGCCGCTGGGCAAGAAGATGAAGGGCGGGAGCCTTCCCCGGGCGCTCCTGAGCGCAAGCCGCCGACCCCGGAGAGGCCTGAGAATTCTGTGGGTACGCAGAATTCCATCGAGCTGGGAAAAGCGAGCCAGCAGGACCGCTCCGATAACAGCGAGCTCATGCTCGCGACAGGGAGGGATGTCCCCTCGGGCACCGCCTGGGAATCGATCGACCCCCAGCGGACACCCCGATCACGCCCGACAGCCGAGGCTGGTGCGGGCGAAACCCGCACCGCCGTCGCCGAGCGACGCCCGGTGAGCGTCACCCTGCTCGGCCCCCTGGCCGCGACCGTCCGGGGCGACCTGGTGGCCAAGGGGCTGAGTGGGTACGCCGGTGAGCTACTCGCGCACCTCGCCACCCACCCCGGCGGTTCCACCAAGGACGCGATCCTGGAAGCCATCTGGCCCGACAAGGACCCCGCGACCACCGGTACCGAGGCCTTCCACACCGCGAAGAAGAGCATTCGCGGCGCCCTGCGCACCGCACTGGGTGCCACCACCTCGCTCGGCGTCCTCCTGCAGGCCGGTGGCCTGTGGCGCCTGGACCCCATGCTCGCGGAGACCGATCTCGACGCCTTCCACGAAGCGGTACGGCGAGCGACCACCACGCCTGACCAGGCCGAACGCCTCGCCGCTCACCGCCGCACCGTCGCTCTCTACACCGGGGAACTGTGCGAGGGCATGGACCGCCCCTGGCTCACCGCGCCGCGGGAGGAGGCCCGCCGCCGCGTCCTCAACGCCCTCGGCATTCTGGCCACCGGCACCGCGGACCCCGAAGAAGCGCTCGGCCTGCTGGAGCGCGCCCTGGAGCACGACCCCTACAACGAGGAACTCCACCTGCGCCTGGCCCGCCAGCACATCGCTCTGGGCCGCACCGAGGCCGTCCACCGGACCCAGGAGCGGCTCCGCAGTCGGCTCGCCGAGATCGAGGAACGCCCGACCGCCGCGACCACCCGCGCCTTCCATGAACTCCTCGCCGGGCGATCCGCCCGCTCGGTCCTCGACGGGCCAACACCCCGACGTCCCGAATCGGCGGCATCGCTTCGCCCGGCCCGCTCCACCTCGGGCCCGGGCGCGCCTGTCAGGCGGTAG
- a CDS encoding SAF domain-containing protein: MKRRDRMRLLAGLAVMAVCALLFGALAIVTGHRSRVLVLARPVAAGQVLTGADVKSVLVSAEAGTATIGAERLDAVVGQRVSASLPAGLLLSDELLGRSVAGPGAAVLALAVKEGRYPPTLDAGDRVAVYEARPEPAAGGAGGGVGVPVEAMVLDVRPGDGSSGGAVVTLQASAESAGGLVADQEPAVVVLGAGPGGGGR; the protein is encoded by the coding sequence GTGAAGCGGCGTGATCGGATGCGGCTGTTGGCCGGGCTGGCGGTGATGGCGGTGTGCGCGCTGCTGTTCGGCGCGCTCGCGATCGTGACGGGGCACCGGAGCCGGGTGCTGGTGTTGGCGCGGCCGGTCGCCGCCGGGCAGGTGTTGACCGGTGCTGATGTGAAGTCGGTGCTGGTCTCGGCCGAGGCGGGTACGGCGACGATCGGTGCGGAGCGGCTCGACGCGGTGGTGGGGCAGCGGGTGAGTGCGTCGCTGCCGGCCGGTCTGCTGCTCTCGGACGAGTTGCTGGGGCGGAGTGTGGCAGGGCCGGGGGCGGCGGTATTGGCGCTGGCGGTCAAGGAGGGGCGGTATCCGCCGACCCTCGACGCGGGCGACCGGGTCGCGGTCTACGAGGCCCGTCCCGAGCCCGCGGCCGGTGGTGCCGGTGGTGGTGTCGGCGTTCCGGTCGAGGCGATGGTGCTGGACGTTCGGCCCGGCGACGGTTCGTCGGGTGGTGCGGTGGTGACGCTTCAGGCTTCGGCCGAGAGCGCGGGCGGGCTGGTGGCGGACCAGGAGCCGGCCGTGGTGGTGCTGGGGGCCGGACCGGGCGGGGGTGGGCGCTGA
- a CDS encoding type II secretion system F family protein, producing MIHLLIGAGFGAGAWWAFLGWRPPLPALADALTPRAPAPATTPRPASADGWSARIGDRFVPLLGRRHLPGRKTRADLLALSVPVERHLAEKAGAAVAGLLIPWLMALLTAFAGARFTLLLPAWTSVALAGALFLAPDLAVRRRAAAYRSEVRQALSTLLELTVVALSGGAGVEQALTDAAGAGHGAAFTAFRRALREAELTRTAPWGPLGELGERLGVAELVELAATTSLAGHEGARIKTSLTSKAATVRAHLLAEAEAEAASATERMSLPVVVLFAGFLLFIGYPALTHALAGL from the coding sequence ATGATCCACCTTCTGATCGGCGCGGGTTTCGGAGCCGGAGCCTGGTGGGCCTTCCTCGGCTGGCGCCCACCTCTGCCCGCCCTCGCCGACGCCCTCACCCCCAGGGCGCCCGCTCCCGCGACCACGCCGCGGCCCGCCTCAGCTGACGGCTGGTCGGCTCGGATCGGGGATCGGTTCGTCCCCCTTCTGGGACGCCGGCACCTTCCCGGCCGCAAGACCCGCGCGGACCTGCTGGCCCTGTCCGTCCCGGTCGAGCGGCACCTGGCCGAGAAGGCCGGCGCCGCTGTGGCGGGGCTGCTGATCCCGTGGCTGATGGCCCTGCTGACCGCCTTCGCCGGCGCGCGGTTCACGCTGCTGCTGCCCGCCTGGACGTCGGTGGCGCTGGCCGGTGCGCTCTTCCTCGCCCCCGACCTGGCGGTGCGCCGACGCGCGGCCGCCTACCGCTCCGAGGTCCGCCAGGCCCTGTCCACCCTCCTGGAGTTGACCGTGGTGGCGCTGTCCGGTGGCGCCGGGGTGGAGCAGGCGCTGACCGATGCCGCCGGCGCGGGCCACGGAGCGGCGTTCACCGCCTTCCGCCGCGCGCTGCGCGAGGCGGAACTCACCCGCACCGCGCCCTGGGGGCCGCTGGGCGAGCTGGGGGAGCGCCTGGGGGTGGCGGAACTGGTCGAACTGGCCGCCACCACCTCGCTCGCCGGCCACGAAGGTGCCCGCATCAAGACCTCCCTGACCAGCAAGGCCGCCACCGTGCGCGCCCACCTGCTCGCCGAGGCGGAAGCCGAAGCCGCCTCGGCCACCGAGCGGATGAGCCTGCCGGTGGTCGTCCTCTTCGCCGGCTTCCTCCTCTTCATCGGCTACCCGGCCCTCACCCACGCCCTCGCCGGCCTCTGA
- a CDS encoding DUF317 domain-containing protein, with amino-acid sequence MDCPTAASGVTTAEPPPAASIPIAPAPSGAAVIPWREVRIAPRYLAGSGHDADAAMDPLTDSAGWHAWSDELANRHLTSPCGRAYLGFLPEHHPEEVGRWKAWARPHHHGARTWMAAFSDEVPYEFIAAFTADWAHGYRPDDPPFAQPDDGHRDGIEKVLTVLQLADWGRDPNTGRGQSLERWTAPDGRAGVEVRINARGSVETEILHGEPRWTIWAAPAPYRRPLWDAVFSTGTPTGLIAAFCRALTDPAPLVREDHQVPWACRDTVTRT; translated from the coding sequence ATGGACTGCCCCACCGCTGCCAGCGGAGTCACGACCGCTGAGCCGCCGCCTGCGGCCTCCATCCCCATCGCCCCCGCCCCGTCCGGCGCCGCCGTCATCCCCTGGCGGGAGGTGCGCATCGCGCCCCGCTACCTCGCCGGGTCCGGCCACGACGCGGACGCCGCGATGGACCCGCTGACCGACAGTGCCGGTTGGCACGCCTGGAGCGACGAGCTCGCCAACCGCCACCTCACCAGCCCCTGCGGGCGCGCCTACCTCGGGTTCCTGCCGGAGCACCACCCGGAGGAGGTCGGACGGTGGAAGGCCTGGGCGCGCCCGCACCACCACGGCGCGCGCACCTGGATGGCGGCGTTCTCGGACGAGGTGCCCTACGAGTTCATCGCCGCCTTCACTGCCGACTGGGCGCACGGCTACCGTCCCGACGACCCGCCCTTCGCCCAGCCCGACGACGGTCACCGTGACGGAATCGAGAAGGTCCTGACGGTCCTCCAGCTCGCCGACTGGGGCCGGGACCCGAACACCGGACGGGGCCAGAGCCTGGAGCGGTGGACGGCGCCGGACGGCCGGGCCGGGGTGGAGGTGCGGATCAACGCGCGCGGCAGCGTCGAGACCGAGATCCTGCACGGCGAGCCCCGCTGGACGATCTGGGCCGCCCCGGCCCCGTACCGCCGCCCGCTCTGGGACGCGGTCTTCAGCACGGGCACCCCGACCGGCCTGATCGCCGCGTTCTGCCGGGCCCTGACCGACCCCGCCCCGCTGGTGCGCGAGGACCACCAGGTCCCCTGGGCCTGCCGCGACACGGTCACCCGCACCTGA